Genomic DNA from Deltaproteobacteria bacterium:
TGCGCTGCCCTTCCTGGCCCTGCTGGTGATCGCTTCGCCTTCGATTGCTCCCGGCCCGGCGACCAGCGCGATTCTTGCCGCCGTCGTGGCCCTGCAGATCGCGTTCCAGACGAGCGTCGCCGCGACCTATCGAGCCTTCGACCGCGAGGCGCAGGTCACCGAGCTGCACCAGGTTCTGCACGCCGCAGAACCCGGCAAACGGCTGATCGCGATCGTCTCCTCCACTGAAAGTCACCTCTTCCAGTACCAGTCCTTCCTGCACTTCGCGTCGTATTACGAAATCTTCCGCGGAGGGCGTGCTCGCTACAACTTCGCGGAGACGCCCTGGACGCCGGTCCGGTTCCGCCAAGGCAGCGAACCCGTGCCCCTCCCGCGAAGCTGGGAGCTGCGGCCGCACGAGCTCGACATCGCGCGCGCCGTCTCCGACGAGGATTACGTCCTCGTCCGCACGCCCGGTCCAGAGCCGCAAGGGTTCGCCATGGTGGCTCACGCCGGCCGCTGGTCCCTCTATGCGCCTGCCGCTCGTCGCTGAGGTGACGCTACCGCCGGAAGTGGCCGAGGCGCTGCCCAGCTGAAGATCTTGTTCATCCAGAAGTTCCAGCCGGTCGTCACCGCGATGGCCACCGCGTTGGCGACGTACGGGTTGAGCTTGAAGATTCCGACCTGCATCTCCAGCAGCCCGACGCTGAGGGCAAGACCCGCCGCGCAGATGGCGTTGAACTTCGCGAACCGCCGCAGCCGCAACCATCCGTGACCTTGCCGGGCGGCGAGGTCGCCGAAGGTCCAGAGATCGTTCCAGAGGAAGTTGTTCGCCATCGCCACCTCCGCGGCGACGAGCTTCGAGATCGTGAGCGGCCAGTCCAGCCGTCCCTTCAGCAACCAGAGGATGGCCATGTCGACGGCGACGCCGGAGAGGCCGACGAGGCCGAATCGGAAGAATCGCGGCGGCAATAGCGCGAGGCGCAGGCGAACGAGATGGCGGAGGTACTCGAGGTAGAGCCGGGCGGTGACCTTGCTTTCCCCGGCCACGCGCTCGCGAAAGACGTACCCCACTTCCGCGATGCGGCCGATGCGACCGCGGCCGAGCACCTCGATGAGGATCTTGTAACCCAACGGGCTCAGGGTCACGTCGGCGAGGGCACTCCGACGCACCATGAAGCATCCGCTCATCGGATCGGAAACCCGTCCCACGACGGTGGGGAGCACGCAGAGGCCGACGAGTTGCGCGGCTCGTGACAGCCCGCGGCGCAGAGCGCTCCAGTCGCCGAGACCGCCGCCGCCCGCGTGCCTGCTGCCGACGGCGAGGTCCGCTCCTTGTGCGATCGCCGCCCAAAGCTTCTCCACCACTTCCGGCGGGTGCTGCAGATCCCCATCGATGACTGCGAGCACTTCGCCTTGCGCCGCCTGCCATCCGCGGACGACGGCGGTCGACAAGCCCTTCTCGCCGCGCCGTCTCATCACGCGAAGCGAGCGACAACGGTCCGCGAGGCGAAGCGCCAAGGCCCAGGTTTGATCGGGACTGTCGTCGTCGACGACGATCAGCTCGTAGGCGCCTGGAAGAAAGCCGTCGAGGAGCGCGGCGAGCCTTCCGATCAGCTCCTCGAGGTTGCGCGACTCGTTGTAGGTGGGAACGACGAGCGAGAGCTTCACCGGTGCGCCCCGATGAGGCGCGATGCGAAGGTCGCCCGCCGGCGCGTCGAGGACTGCGGGGTGGCGACCGCCTTCGAGGATGTGAATCGCGCTCATCTGCGCCCTCCTGGCTGCAGAGAAACCGTGCGGAGCGGGCGGGGTGTTCGCAATAGGACGGATCACGCATGCGGGCGGCCGCCCGACTGTGGTCGAGAGGCGCTGCGCCCGTGCAGCGGTGGATCGACCTTCGACTCGGCGATGTGTGGGGCGGGCGGGCGAGGGGGGGCTATGCGGTCAAATCGGATGCGAGCGGCAGCTCGACCCAGAAGGTTGCGCCTCTCCCGCGGGCGGGACGTGCTCCTGCGCGCGCGAACCGGAGCAGCTCGTCGACGATGATGCCGACGCGATCGAGGCTCCCGCGGACGATCCGCACCGCGCCTTGCGCTTCCGGGTCGTCGGGGAGCTTGCGTGCAAGATATTGCACCCCGACGGAGACCGGGCCGAGCGGACTGACGATGTCGTGCGCGACGCGGCCCGCGAACTGCTCCAACTCGTGCGCCCGTTCGCGATCGACCCGGCGGAGGTTCTCGGACAGCCGCTGGTGATGGCGCACCAGCAGCGCCGCGACGCAGCCGCCGAGAATGGCCACCACCGTCCAGGCGACGTTGAGGCCGTTGGCAAGCTCCAGGGAACGCAAACGGATCTCTTCGAGGCGCGCCGAGGCGGCGATCGCACGGCGCTCCTCGGCGGCAAGCTCGTCCGTCAGTGACGCCAGTCGCTGCCGCGCCTCCTGCGCAGCGGCAGGGTCGAGGCGAGCGCCGCCCAGAAGACGACGCTGCCGGGCGCGCGATTCGATCAAGGCGCCGAGGGCCTGGACCGACGACGCGAGCGCGGCATGAGCGGGCTCGCGCAGTTGGGCGGCGCGGTGCTGGATCCACAGCGGGGTGACGGCGAAGCTCGTTACCGCAATGGCAAGGACCACGAAGGGTGTCGCGGGCCAGAAATTCTTTGGCAGCATGCGGGCGGGATGTAGCCGGGATTCATGAAGCGCATGTGAAGCATTCATGTTCGGTGGTCTCGAGACGGTGTCTAGAGAGAATCGAGAAAGGCGAGCAGCGCCGCCCGATCCCTGGCATCGAGCGC
This window encodes:
- a CDS encoding glycosyltransferase family 2 protein; this translates as MSAIHILEGGRHPAVLDAPAGDLRIAPHRGAPVKLSLVVPTYNESRNLEELIGRLAALLDGFLPGAYELIVVDDDSPDQTWALALRLADRCRSLRVMRRRGEKGLSTAVVRGWQAAQGEVLAVIDGDLQHPPEVVEKLWAAIAQGADLAVGSRHAGGGGLGDWSALRRGLSRAAQLVGLCVLPTVVGRVSDPMSGCFMVRRSALADVTLSPLGYKILIEVLGRGRIGRIAEVGYVFRERVAGESKVTARLYLEYLRHLVRLRLALLPPRFFRFGLVGLSGVAVDMAILWLLKGRLDWPLTISKLVAAEVAMANNFLWNDLWTFGDLAARQGHGWLRLRRFAKFNAICAAGLALSVGLLEMQVGIFKLNPYVANAVAIAVTTGWNFWMNKIFSWAAPRPLPAVASPQRRAAGA